CCTTAACACTGCCGGCAGGCGTCCATATCGACTACGATAACATTGATTACTTCAAAAAGTACGCGGCGCCGGGGTTTACTCTTGAATATCTTGTTTTTGTGACCAGCCAGTTTCATAACACCAATGGTATCAGTGTTTATGGTTATGGGAAAATGGAAGGTGAACAATACCTTGATTTTGAAGAGTTGAAAAAGGAGAAAGAGGATCTTTTGAAAAAAGCGGCAGAAGAGGCAAATAAATAGTTACAGTTAGGAATAACTGAGAAATATTAGCCGCCTCTTATGAAGATGAAACTCCTGTTTTTTGCCTTTCTTTTCTGTACGGCTCCTTGGATCGTTTATGGTGCTGCAGTTGATTTTGTGCCGCGCCTGGTCAGAACGACAGCTCAACTGACGGTTAACAGTCAATACAGATCAGTGACAAACAGATTTGAACGTGATGGTGGGGAGCCTCCCGCCCGAACGACAGAGACTATCCAGATGAGTGAGTCCCTTGGCTTTGGCACCAACGGCTATGTGTATCATCCGAATCTCTTTGTCTTCGGGGGGGCACTGTCAGGAATAAACGGTTCGTCGAGAAGTCGTGTGAGTACCGAAGACGGAGACCACCTTCCCCCCGCGAAAAACAGGTCTCGAACAGAGGCCTATAACTTTAATGGCGAACTGCTGAGGAGAAAGCCTCTCAATGCTGAGATGCGTTTTTCTCGAGATGTGCCTTTTGGAAGCGGTGTAACCCATACTGAAATAAGCCGTAATATTATAGCGCTTCACTATACTAAAAGGCCGCTTGTGAGTGGGCTTGAGTTTGTCCAGAATGAGCGGGCCAGTAGCAACTTTAGTACGCTAGATGACCAGTATCGAGGCAGTGTGGCATATAGTATACGAAATTTTAGTGTTCAGGGGGGTGGGTTTTATGCTAAAACTAAGTCAAAACAGGAAAATAGTCTGTTTGCGGAAATTTTAAATGAGTCAAACGGGCTTTCTTTTGATAATCGATGGATCTATAAAACCTGGAACTTCAAGACCACTGCAGATTGGAAAGAAACAAAAACGGATAACGGCAAACAGATAAATACCCATGACGATGATACTGTAGAGAAAAAGGCAGAAAGTAATCTGGTTGAAACTGTGGAGGCTGGTTTACCCTGGAACACTAATATGTTACTCAACCTCAGAAGGTCGGAGAGGACAAATCACACTTTTGATGGAGGGCAAACCGTGATGTCACGAACTGTTGGTGAATCTGCTGCGGTAAACCTGACTCAAAAGGTTTTTGACAGCCTCTCGTCACGGTTTAGTTCGACGTACTCAAACTCGCAATCGGGCTCAGGTTCGAACCAATCAAAAAACTTTTATCTCGGTACAAATTATATCAAGCGGCTGCGAACCGGCGGGGTTTCAGCTGGGGTTTCCCAGGAGTTGACCTATATGGACAGAGCGGGATCGGTGGAGAGTAACTACACAAGCACTCCCACGGTTGCTGGTGGCAGCTTTATCCTGACACAACAAGACATTGACTCATCTTTTGGCGCAATAAATATTACCATTGATATAGCCGGCATAGAGTTCTCCTTAACCGAAGGTGTGCATTGGACAAAGGGAGCTGTGAGTAATAACAGTGTGGAGGTTGAACTCGCAGGAGGAACAGTAGACTTGGTCTCCTATATCGATGACCGGGATGGGGGTGGGGATGGTACAGGACCACATATCTATAAAGCAATCTTCAGATCCAGAGACTTGGATTATGTTCTGGAAACCAGCCAGCAGACCGTGTATACCGGTCTCACCATTTTGAATGGCCTGGTAACGAGTCAGTACACCCACAAGCAGACCGCCCAGGAGATAAGTGACGGTGATCCGGGCTTCAATTCGGGGTTGGCGCCGATTATCTCCGATGATAAAATTGCTGCTCGGTTGAATTATGGTCCTTTTTCATTGTCTGCTGACTACCAGTTGGTAAAGTCAAAATATGATGCAGAGAAATGGGAAAAAGCAAAGTCGGGAAACCCGATCTTGTTGAATGAAGTTTGGGAGTATGGTGCTGCTTTCTATAAACAGACCGTTATTATCCCCAAGGTCAGTACGGCAGTCAGGTTGAACTACAGTACAGCTTTTTATACCACTGAGCAGTGGGATAACTCCACCGATGCAAGTGTCGAGCTTTCGGGCGATAAATATTCATTTTCTGCATCGGCCCATTCTGCCATGAGTTTGCCGACCTATAGAGCAACTCTGAGCCATGGCCTGAGGTATGATATCAGGCGTGGTGACTATGCTAAACTGGTTACAGGTGTCGGTAGTAATCCTGTCAATAGCCAGGACAAGGATGTCTATCAAACTAATTTAAATGTCAGCTGGGCGGTGCCCTGGACAAAGATCAGTGTAACAGGCTTTGCCGATTATTTGAATGAACGGATTATCGGTGGCAATGAGGAGATCTCCCTGGAATACGGGGCCAGGTCTGGATATCAGTGGCAGTTCGGCGCAACGCGGGTAAATCTGTCAGGAGACTACAAATTTAACGAGGATGAGATTAATGATGAGACTGGATATACCAGCGCCACTTCCACAGAGGAATGGTCGGTTAATCTTAATATGACCAGAAGATTATTCTGATTTTTTTTAACAAAAAACGGCACTTTTCGAGGTAACTATGCGTATATTTGAAAAAAGGTTTTTAGCTTCATCCTTCATTGTTTGCTTGGTGGCAGGGTTGTGTTTTTCTGGGAATCCCAGGGGCGGTACGGCCTTTGCCTCCGAAGATGACGTTGATTATTCCATGGGGCACGACGGGGCTGATCAGGTTACTGTTGCTCGAGTCAATGGTGTTGAGATAAAAATGAGCGCCCTTCTGAAAAGAATGAGGAATCTGGCCACCAAAAGGGCGGGAAGCCAAGAGATTACTCCACTTGTGGCCCAGAAACTTCAAAAGGAAGCTCTAGACACATTGATAACTGAAGAGCTGGCCTACCTGAAGGCCTTCAGCGTAATTGGTGTAATGCCGCCTTCGGTGATCGACACTGCAGTGGAGAGCCTGAGAGAGAATTATGGCGGCGCCAAAGCCTTTGAAGACTATCTTGCCCGAGAAGGGGTGAGCCTTGAGGAGTATCGTGTTCAGGTTGAACGGAACCTGGTGGTTCGCAATTTTATCAGGGTAGAGTTCGGTGATACCGTGACGGTCAGTCAGGAGGAAATTGATGCCGCCTATCCTGCCTATCCGGGCGAAGAGAACCAGTATCTGGCCCAACTGGAAAAAATACAGGTTTCAGAGCTCAGGCTGTTCCTTGACCCTGAGAGCGAAGCCTCATTAAATACAGCAAAAGAGTTTCGAGAAAAGATCGTTAACAGTTATGAAGGTGACCTTACCAAAATTCCCAATGATGGAACCTTTTTCATTAAAGAAAATGTGGCGCTTAATAAGAGTGTGGATAAGGCGCTTTATGATGCAGGTAAAAAACTTGCTGATGCTAAAAAAACAAATGGATTGTCTGAACCCGTGGTCTCTGGTGGAGTAGTGAAAATTATTCAGCTGACTGGGTATATGGCTGAAGTGATAAAAAGTGCGGATGCTGTGCGCTATGAGATTAAGAAGTCGAAACAGCAAAAATTAGTCAATAAATGGGTTGCTGGGCTTAAAGATGGAGCCGACATCGAAATATTTGATTTGACACAATGATGTTGGCTGCACGTAAATGAAAGGATGTTTATGAACCTCGCTCGTTTTAATCTGTTCGTATCTCTTTTGTCATTATTGGCATTATGTTCCTGTGCCCCTACCCAGTGGGACATGCAGATTAACCGCCATAATGGTATGGTCTGGCCGCCGCCGCCCAATCCGGTAAAGGCTGAATATCTTGGTGAGTTGACATCGTTTGTTCCGGTGGGAAAATCAGTGGCATCAATTCTTTTTGGAGCTGAAGAGCAAGGACGTATTCAAAAGCCGGTTGCGGTTGCGGTTGGGGCTGATGGCCGGATTGCTATTGCGGATGGGCAGCTTCAGGGTGTGCATTTTTTTATACCGCATAAGAAAAAATATCTCCTGTTGAATCTGGCATCAAAAACTTCACTTGTCTCACCGGTCGGGGTGGCTTTTGATGATGATTTAACTCTCTATGTTACTGACTCTGTTCTTGCAAAGATTTTTGTCTTTGACCTGGACGGGAAATATGTCGACGAAATTGCTGTTGCAGGTAACGACGCTTTGCAGCGGCCAACGGGAATCACTTTCCATGAACCCAGAAAACTCCTTTATGTGGCGGATACCCTTGCCAATAAAATTTATTTTTTTGGTGAGAAACGTGAATTTTTAGGAAGTTTTGGCAAACGTGGAGAGAAGAATGCCGAGTTTAATTTCCCAACTCATTTGTCCACTGATACTGAAGGGCGCATATTAGTAAACGATACTATGAATTTTAGGCTACAGGTTTTTTCTGTTCCAGATAGGTTTGTTACTCTGTTTGGTCATCATGGCGACGGGTCGGGAGATTTTGCAATGCCGAAAGGCGTTGCCGCCGACAGATGGGGTGTATTTTATGTTGCCGAGCCTCTTTTTGACTGTCTTCAGGTATTTAATATTCATGGGGACTATTTGATGAGCATTGGCAATAAAGGCACGGGGCTGGGTGAGTTCTGGATGCCGTCAGGGATATTTATTGATCGTCAGGATAAACTCTATGTCTGTGATACTTACAATAAAAGAGTGCAGATATTTCAATTATATGACCTATCTTCAGGAGGCCTTTAATGGCGCGAGTAAGCTTTTGGCTGATACGTTTTATGATTATTCTGCTGGCCTTGTCAGGTGGAGACTCTGAGGCCAGCGTCGTTGATACAAAGCATAATCTCTCCTCCTCCGGGCCGGGAGAAATTAGAGCAATTTTAGAGGATCAGGTCTGTATATTTTGTCATACACCTCACAATGCAGCACCAAAAACCCCTTTGTGGAACAGGGCTATTGATGAAGGGGTCAATTACGTCATTTACGACAGCACTACCTTCAACGCCAAAATCTCACAGCCATCAGGCCCCTCAAGGCTCTGTTTGAGTTGCCATGATGGAACGGTGGGGTTAGGAGCCCTTTTGAGCAGACCAGAGGGCGTCACCATGACCATGGGGTTGATGGGGCGGCCATCCATGCTAGGTACCGATTTAAGTAATGATCATCCTTTTTCGTTTTCATATAGTGAAGCATTACCGTTTAACGTCGAGCTGCATGGAACGTTGCCGTCAGAGTTGTTATTCTATAACACTGACGTTGTTCATTGCTCGACCTGTCATAATCCCCACGACGATACCTATGGTATGTTTCTCAGTGTGAGCAATAAAAACGCGGCCTTGTGCATCCTGTGTCATAATGTTAGCGGCTGGCAATCTTCTTCCCACGCAACTTCAGGTAAGACATGGAGCAGGGCAGGGAATAACCCATGGCCCTTGAATGCCAGGTTGACCGCTTCCCAGCAGCGCAATACCGTGGCTGAAAACGGCTGCGAAAATTGTCATACACCCCATAATG
This portion of the Desulfobulbaceae bacterium genome encodes:
- a CDS encoding 6-bladed beta-propeller encodes the protein MNLARFNLFVSLLSLLALCSCAPTQWDMQINRHNGMVWPPPPNPVKAEYLGELTSFVPVGKSVASILFGAEEQGRIQKPVAVAVGADGRIAIADGQLQGVHFFIPHKKKYLLLNLASKTSLVSPVGVAFDDDLTLYVTDSVLAKIFVFDLDGKYVDEIAVAGNDALQRPTGITFHEPRKLLYVADTLANKIYFFGEKREFLGSFGKRGEKNAEFNFPTHLSTDTEGRILVNDTMNFRLQVFSVPDRFVTLFGHHGDGSGDFAMPKGVAADRWGVFYVAEPLFDCLQVFNIHGDYLMSIGNKGTGLGEFWMPSGIFIDRQDKLYVCDTYNKRVQIFQLYDLSSGGL
- a CDS encoding SurA N-terminal domain-containing protein → MRIFEKRFLASSFIVCLVAGLCFSGNPRGGTAFASEDDVDYSMGHDGADQVTVARVNGVEIKMSALLKRMRNLATKRAGSQEITPLVAQKLQKEALDTLITEELAYLKAFSVIGVMPPSVIDTAVESLRENYGGAKAFEDYLAREGVSLEEYRVQVERNLVVRNFIRVEFGDTVTVSQEEIDAAYPAYPGEENQYLAQLEKIQVSELRLFLDPESEASLNTAKEFREKIVNSYEGDLTKIPNDGTFFIKENVALNKSVDKALYDAGKKLADAKKTNGLSEPVVSGGVVKIIQLTGYMAEVIKSADAVRYEIKKSKQQKLVNKWVAGLKDGADIEIFDLTQ